CAAAAATCATTCGTGATACAACCCCTAAACCGATTAACGCGGTCTTCAGATATTTTCCCGGATCTTTTACAGAATTGCCGCTTGGTCTCCTAAAAGATTTATATGTCAGGACACGTGATTCCAGGGTTTTGGTTTTTCCCAATGCAAGAGGAAGGGTAGAGGAAGTCGCTGTAAAGCTGAAGACGATCTCTGAACGGGTAGGAGGCCATAAAAATTATTTTTCCCATCACTCATCCGTTGATAAAGAAGTCCGTGAATATGTAGAGTTTTTCGCAAAAAATGCAAGCTCACAGAACTTTTGCATTTCCTGCACCTCGACTTTAGAACTGGGGATCGATATCGGAAATGTAGACGAAGTGGTACAGATTGATGCAACAAACAGTATCGCATCTCTTATACAGCGGGTAGGAAGGAGGCAAGGCAGAGCCAGCAACCTCTGTCTCTATTCAACCTATAAATGGAGCCTTTTACAGTCCCTTGCCTGCTGGCTTCTTTATACAGAAAAGTATATCGAACCGATTAAAGTAATTGAAAAGCCGTATGATGTACTGCTCCATCAGATTTTATCCGTTATAAAAGGAAGCTCAGGGCTGTACCTCACTGAACTTCTCCGTGAAATAGCCCAAAACCCCACCTTTAGTCTTATTCCTGAAGGCGAAGTAAACAATATAATTGATCACCTTCTGCAGATTGATTTCCTTGAAAAATCAGGCAATGAATATATCATCGGGGTTGAAGGCGAAAAAATGGTTAATACCAAAGATTTCTACAGTTTGTTTCATACACCCACTTTCTTTAAGGTTTCAAGCCAGGGTGTCAAAATAGGAGAACTGCCCCTGACTTCACAGGTCAGAGAAGATGAAAATGTTTATTTGTCTGCAAGAATCTGGAAAATTAAATACATTGATTTTGAATTTAAAAAAATCGAAGTTATTCCGGCGAAAGATGGTAAAAAACCCCTTTTTTTCGGAGATGCAGCTGATACGGCACATCTGATAAGAAAAAAAATGCTGGAAATTCTTTTTTCTGAAGAAAATTATGAGTTTTTAGACCAGGCAGGGCAGGATATTCTTCAGGATCTTCGTGCAGAATTTTCAATATTCGGTATTCATGATGTAGAAACCCAACGGCCGGTATTAAACAGCAATGATAACCTGTTCTTTTATTCATTTGCCGGATCACAAATCAATAAAACAATCTGCTTACTGCTTGATCAGATTGGAATTGAGTATACACATGACGACAGCAGTTCAGTATTTAAAATTTTGCATCCGGAATCAGATCCAATGGAAAAACTGAAAGCAACAGAATTAAACGGCGATCAGATCAATGAAATTTTAACTAAGCAGCTGGAGATAAATCCGGGCCTTATCAATATCTCAAAATGGGGTGCGTATTTACCCATGGAACTTCAGGTTGAATTATTGAAAAATAAGCTGTATGATTTTGAAAACTGTTTTTGCTTTTTAAACCATACCGAATACGTATTGAATATTCATGATGCAGAAATACCAGATTAGTATATTACCAGTCCGTTATAAACAGGGTTAATTCAGATCATCCGGCGGCAGGCGGATATCAAAAAGGAAGCTGAATATTTTATTTCAGATAACAATATTTTTGATAAGTTGATTAAAATATTGGGGTAGTGTTGAAATCTCACAATAACGCTGGTGGTAATTATGAAAAAAAACAGCAGATAACTAATGCTATCTGCTGTTGTAATAAATAAAGAAAGTTTAACCTTTCTCCAAAATTATGCTATACGCACGTTAACTGCGTTAACGCCTTTTGTACCGTTCTGTAGTTCGTAAGTTACGACATCATTTTCACGGATGTTATCTACTAAACCTGAGGTATGTACGAAAACATCCTGTCCACCTGTTGATGGTGTAATAAAACCAAATCCTTTGGCATCGTTAAAGAATTTTACTGTTCCTTGTTGCATTGTAATGTATTATAAAATTATTGTATTAAAATTTTGGC
The sequence above is a segment of the Chryseobacterium sp. JJR-5R genome. Coding sequences within it:
- a CDS encoding DEAD/DEAH box helicase, with protein sequence MTAFSLLSEPIRKYIRDQRWESLRKIQEASIPRILQTENNYVIISKTASGKTEAAFLPILSKVNFKEKGVKVLYISPLIALINDQFVRVEKLCDYLDVKVTKWHGEASKAQKNHLLKNPEGIVLITPESLEAMFVNRPYHIHHLFSKLDYIVIDEIHSFLGSERGIHLKSLLSRLQQVNENKFKVVALSATVSDVNGYAELKDFLGNSENTKIIRDTTPKPINAVFRYFPGSFTELPLGLLKDLYVRTRDSRVLVFPNARGRVEEVAVKLKTISERVGGHKNYFSHHSSVDKEVREYVEFFAKNASSQNFCISCTSTLELGIDIGNVDEVVQIDATNSIASLIQRVGRRQGRASNLCLYSTYKWSLLQSLACWLLYTEKYIEPIKVIEKPYDVLLHQILSVIKGSSGLYLTELLREIAQNPTFSLIPEGEVNNIIDHLLQIDFLEKSGNEYIIGVEGEKMVNTKDFYSLFHTPTFFKVSSQGVKIGELPLTSQVREDENVYLSARIWKIKYIDFEFKKIEVIPAKDGKKPLFFGDAADTAHLIRKKMLEILFSEENYEFLDQAGQDILQDLRAEFSIFGIHDVETQRPVLNSNDNLFFYSFAGSQINKTICLLLDQIGIEYTHDDSSSVFKILHPESDPMEKLKATELNGDQINEILTKQLEINPGLINISKWGAYLPMELQVELLKNKLYDFENCFCFLNHTEYVLNIHDAEIPD
- a CDS encoding cold-shock protein, whose protein sequence is MQQGTVKFFNDAKGFGFITPSTGGQDVFVHTSGLVDNIRENDVVTYELQNGTKGVNAVNVRIA